Proteins found in one Phoenicibacter congonensis genomic segment:
- a CDS encoding helix-turn-helix domain-containing protein gives MHAKRDPARPRDGDAFLVLHPFMWKELRLKGAALLVFARIYGFCKDGGTFYESRRRTATYLGMSERSVIRAVSELEQRGLIAETGGEWARDGMTTRSYVLGHRAMRTSCAPDKLSPPDRSSASKHGGDDGMSPEGVPNWHLKNKEEYKEEG, from the coding sequence ATGCATGCGAAGAGAGATCCCGCGCGCCCGCGCGACGGCGACGCCTTCCTGGTCCTGCATCCCTTCATGTGGAAGGAGCTCAGGCTCAAGGGCGCGGCGCTGCTCGTGTTCGCGCGCATCTACGGATTCTGCAAGGACGGCGGGACGTTCTACGAGAGCCGCAGGAGGACCGCAACCTATCTCGGCATGTCCGAGCGCTCCGTCATCAGGGCGGTGTCAGAGCTGGAGCAGAGAGGGCTTATCGCCGAGACCGGAGGCGAATGGGCAAGGGACGGGATGACCACGAGGAGCTACGTGCTCGGCCATCGCGCGATGAGAACGTCCTGCGCACCTGACAAGTTGTCACCCCCTGACAGATCGTCCGCTTCCAAGCATGGAGGGGATGACGGGATGTCGCCTGAGGGGGTGCCAAATTGGCACCTTAAAAACAAAGAAGAATACAAAGAAGAAGGATAG
- a CDS encoding PrgI family protein: MSLQIPVQKDIGEYEEKIVGKLSFRTLACVAGGFGSAILVAAICHFWVGIEVADAAFPVMCASIPFWLAGFWRPFGMRAEKFAPLLINHHLKDQRLLYESPADKALPRTEAGRPTRRAKRIARRKGAEANEPTRECEKCKERESERQGEAQG, from the coding sequence ATGTCGCTTCAGATCCCCGTTCAGAAGGACATCGGCGAGTACGAGGAGAAGATCGTCGGGAAGCTCTCCTTCCGCACGCTCGCGTGCGTGGCGGGCGGCTTCGGATCGGCGATCCTCGTGGCGGCGATATGCCACTTCTGGGTCGGCATAGAGGTCGCCGACGCGGCGTTCCCCGTCATGTGCGCATCCATACCCTTCTGGCTCGCCGGGTTCTGGCGGCCGTTCGGGATGCGCGCCGAGAAGTTCGCGCCCCTTCTGATCAACCACCACCTGAAAGACCAGAGGCTCCTCTACGAGAGCCCGGCAGACAAGGCGCTCCCGCGCACCGAGGCGGGAAGGCCCACGCGCAGGGCGAAGAGGATCGCAAGACGAAAAGGAGCAGAGGCCAATGAGCCAACGAGAGAATGCGAAAAGTGCAAGGAAAGAGAGAGCGAGCGACAAGGAGAGGCTCAAGGCTGA
- a CDS encoding VirB4-like conjugal transfer ATPase, CD1110 family has translation MGSASKSDRSKKTHEEKLKRQKKARAQAGETASYIGYDAIYKDGIAQVEEGLFSQTIEFSDISYQSARRENQQNIFTVLSSLYNYFGADSCVQLTIANVPIPDEEIGKKRFFKASDPDTEKYAREYNRILNDKMREGVSNLTRHRYLTYMVGADDVWEAVPKLSRIKGDVIDTLSRIRCEAHALNGTERIEAIQSQLRPKSPFTFDWDKVSPVSNTRTKDLIAPALIDFKPHGRADIFRVDDAYGCVVSIRTFGSMLEDDYLAKIIDLPMPLSVNLHIHPIAQSDALALVKRQLDWMDKEIIDEQMSAMKKGYDYTILPPELRYSKEEAEELLDFLRNKNERLFTYTGLIYTYADTVDALERQIDQIVSIGQGNSLGIEPLYYRQRQALNSVLPLGMNHIDVTRYLTTGQIAMQMPFASLELNQEGGGYYGQSKQSGNLVICNRKKLASPMGFVCGKPGSGKSFSVKREITNTVLAYPEDEIIIFDPAGEYGNLIEALGGVNVRLAPDADTALNPFDLSDVEGRADAAQLAFKIDAFLALSSAMMAESSEGLPEADKSIITRCVEAAYSKCADGQGVPTLSDFHEILSGQPETEARDIALRYERYVTGALSFFNRQSNVGFDNRITNIDLHDLSTNMRVFGMLTALEAVRNRMYANFERGITTWLYIDEVQSLFGHPTIIDYFAKFWAEGRKFNLICTGISQNTSHMLTHERARTMVLNSDFMLLHKQASQDLAAWADMLSLSAAEKEYIDESIKAGEGLLVAGGARVPIRDDFPKGALYDLWNTKPEEIAQLKRAHAFESNAKKSRS, from the coding sequence ATGGGCTCTGCCAGCAAGTCGGACCGATCCAAGAAGACCCACGAGGAGAAGCTCAAGCGACAGAAGAAGGCGCGCGCCCAGGCGGGCGAGACCGCCTCCTACATCGGCTACGACGCCATCTACAAGGACGGCATAGCCCAGGTAGAGGAAGGGCTCTTCTCGCAGACGATCGAGTTCTCGGACATCTCCTACCAGTCGGCGCGCCGCGAGAACCAGCAGAACATCTTCACCGTGCTCTCATCGCTCTACAACTACTTCGGAGCGGACTCCTGCGTACAGCTCACGATCGCAAACGTCCCCATCCCCGACGAGGAGATCGGCAAGAAGCGCTTCTTCAAGGCGTCCGACCCCGACACGGAGAAGTACGCCAGGGAGTACAACCGGATCCTCAACGACAAGATGAGAGAGGGGGTCTCCAACCTCACGCGCCACCGCTATCTCACCTACATGGTGGGCGCAGACGACGTCTGGGAGGCGGTGCCGAAGCTCTCCCGCATAAAGGGCGACGTCATCGACACGCTCTCGCGCATCCGCTGCGAGGCGCACGCCCTGAACGGCACCGAGCGCATCGAGGCGATCCAGTCGCAGCTGCGCCCGAAATCACCCTTCACGTTTGACTGGGACAAGGTGAGCCCCGTGTCCAACACGAGGACAAAAGACCTCATAGCGCCAGCGCTCATCGACTTCAAGCCGCACGGCAGGGCAGACATATTCCGGGTGGACGACGCCTACGGCTGCGTGGTCTCCATCCGCACGTTCGGCTCGATGCTCGAAGACGACTACCTCGCCAAGATCATCGACCTTCCCATGCCGCTCTCGGTGAACCTGCACATCCATCCCATCGCGCAGTCCGACGCCCTCGCGCTCGTGAAGCGCCAGCTCGACTGGATGGACAAGGAGATCATCGACGAGCAGATGAGCGCTATGAAGAAGGGCTACGACTATACGATCCTGCCTCCGGAGCTGCGCTACTCCAAGGAGGAGGCCGAGGAGCTCTTGGACTTCCTTCGCAACAAGAACGAGCGCCTCTTCACCTACACCGGCCTCATCTACACCTACGCCGATACTGTTGATGCACTTGAGCGCCAGATCGACCAGATCGTGTCGATCGGTCAGGGCAACTCGCTCGGTATAGAGCCGCTCTACTACCGGCAGCGCCAGGCGCTGAACTCGGTGCTCCCCTTGGGCATGAACCACATCGACGTCACCCGCTACCTCACCACGGGCCAGATAGCCATGCAGATGCCCTTCGCCTCGCTAGAGCTCAACCAGGAGGGCGGGGGCTACTACGGGCAGTCCAAGCAGTCGGGCAACCTCGTCATATGCAACCGCAAGAAGCTCGCTTCCCCCATGGGGTTCGTCTGCGGCAAGCCCGGCTCCGGGAAGTCCTTCTCCGTGAAACGCGAGATCACCAATACAGTGCTCGCCTATCCGGAGGACGAGATCATCATCTTCGACCCCGCTGGCGAGTACGGAAACCTCATCGAGGCCTTGGGCGGCGTGAACGTCCGGCTCGCCCCCGACGCGGACACCGCGCTCAACCCCTTCGACCTCTCGGACGTGGAGGGTCGCGCGGACGCTGCCCAGCTCGCGTTCAAGATCGACGCGTTCCTGGCTCTCTCAAGCGCGATGATGGCGGAGTCCTCGGAAGGCCTTCCCGAAGCCGACAAGTCGATCATCACGAGATGCGTCGAGGCGGCATACTCCAAGTGCGCCGACGGGCAGGGCGTGCCGACGCTTTCCGACTTCCACGAGATACTGAGCGGCCAGCCCGAGACCGAGGCGCGAGACATCGCGCTCAGGTACGAGCGATACGTCACAGGCGCGCTCTCCTTCTTCAACCGCCAGTCCAACGTGGGCTTCGACAACCGCATCACCAACATCGATCTGCACGACCTCTCAACCAACATGCGGGTGTTCGGCATGCTCACCGCGCTTGAGGCGGTGCGCAACCGGATGTACGCGAACTTCGAGCGGGGCATCACCACCTGGCTCTACATCGACGAGGTGCAGTCGCTCTTCGGACACCCGACCATCATCGACTACTTCGCGAAGTTCTGGGCGGAGGGGCGCAAGTTCAACCTCATCTGCACCGGCATCTCGCAGAACACCTCCCACATGCTCACCCACGAGCGCGCCCGCACCATGGTGCTGAACTCGGATTTCATGCTGCTGCACAAGCAGGCGAGCCAAGACCTCGCCGCATGGGCGGACATGCTCTCCCTCTCTGCTGCGGAAAAGGAGTACATCGACGAGTCCATCAAGGCCGGAGAGGGGCTGCTCGTCGCTGGTGGCGCGCGCGTGCCCATCCGGGACGACTTCCCAAAAGGCGCGCTCTACGACCTGTGGAACACCAAGCCCGAGGAGATCGCGCAGCTGAAGCGCGCCCATGCCTTCGAGTCAAACGCAAAGAAAAGCCGAAGCTAG
- a CDS encoding ATP-binding protein: MADEESRIITLASAEERGLEYEEPAERRCEWCGNLLDPIGLLGFNGKVIWIGAKECECDGACEERALAEEAERKRRAKAEAEALRRCGVKPRFAHAKVDRREIAEYLDAFDMRSGVGLYITGPSRAGKSHCATALAKAFFASGYSVLMTSSLSMLDEIKASYDAPSKQGVERYAGYDVLIIDDFGKENANSWVMGTLFQIINDRYENMKPTVVTSQYAPDALKSRMGRSGERESAEAIVERLKETCRLVVLPPRKNVGLMDK; the protein is encoded by the coding sequence ATGGCAGATGAGGAGAGCCGCATCATCACCCTGGCATCGGCCGAGGAGCGCGGCCTGGAATACGAGGAGCCCGCAGAGCGCAGATGCGAATGGTGCGGGAACCTCCTCGACCCCATCGGACTCCTCGGCTTCAACGGCAAGGTCATCTGGATCGGGGCCAAGGAGTGCGAGTGCGACGGCGCTTGCGAGGAGCGAGCGCTCGCAGAGGAGGCCGAGAGGAAGCGAAGGGCCAAAGCCGAGGCCGAGGCGCTAAGGCGGTGCGGCGTGAAGCCCCGATTCGCCCATGCCAAGGTCGACAGGCGAGAGATCGCCGAGTACCTGGACGCCTTCGATATGAGATCGGGCGTGGGACTCTACATAACAGGCCCCTCCCGCGCGGGCAAGTCGCACTGCGCCACTGCGCTCGCCAAGGCGTTCTTCGCAAGCGGGTACAGCGTGCTCATGACGTCGTCCCTCTCCATGCTCGACGAGATCAAGGCGAGCTACGACGCCCCATCCAAGCAGGGCGTCGAGCGCTATGCGGGATACGACGTGCTCATCATCGACGACTTCGGCAAGGAGAACGCGAACTCCTGGGTCATGGGCACGCTCTTCCAGATCATCAACGACCGCTACGAGAACATGAAGCCGACCGTGGTCACGTCGCAGTACGCGCCCGACGCCCTCAAGTCGCGCATGGGGCGCAGCGGGGAGCGCGAGAGCGCCGAGGCGATAGTCGAGAGGCTCAAGGAGACATGCCGACTGGTCGTGCTCCCGCCGAGGAAAAATGTGGGTTTGATGGATAAGTGA
- a CDS encoding helix-turn-helix domain-containing protein encodes MPKDIREMKREEPVLNQTNDMKSPRLLSVGEVAESLGVSTAKVYQLIRKGELEAVNLGRLYRVTPSAIERMLERLSGSGQQGS; translated from the coding sequence ATGCCGAAAGATATCAGGGAAATGAAGCGCGAAGAGCCGGTGCTGAACCAGACCAACGACATGAAGTCGCCACGGCTCCTTAGCGTGGGGGAAGTCGCCGAGAGCCTCGGCGTCTCGACAGCGAAAGTCTACCAGCTGATCCGCAAGGGCGAGCTTGAGGCAGTGAATCTCGGCCGCCTCTACAGGGTGACGCCATCGGCGATCGAGCGAATGCTCGAACGCCTATCGGGTTCAGGCCAGCAAGGGTCTTGA
- a CDS encoding VirD4-like conjugal transfer protein, CD1115 family, whose product MKSELILIAALSGAALLIGNAATAAVVAAGSSEADLVSTAMDLAAQGAIPSMDPLPLAIGCACACAVWLVWVRRWERRGLYRKGEEHGSARWATAKEIEAYSDRKDADNNIILTKRASIRLIDATHDQRTETNDNVLVIGGPGTGKTRYFVKPNLMQGNANYFITDPKGTLIHDMGHVLEGLGYEIKTFDTIDFASSMHFNPIAYIDGEAATLRFVECLIKNTTGDKDHTGDPFWENAEKLLYTALVSYLLLHCPEEDRNVPGLLSLLSLADAREDDEDYLSPLDMLFNELETGERLVRSPSAKKYDRASRAFDNGTGGFEWAKVAAPVRPEDDFALSSYKQFKVAAGKTLKSIMVSCNVRMKPFDIAEMRELLRYDEMELKHMGDEHRKVALFCSMSDTDSTFDFVFALLMQQSLDSLCETALSRFSGRLPRCVHFMFDEFANIGTIPDFERMITVTRSRNIAVSMILQSLSQLEESYGENNAKTIMNACDTLLFLGGKSADTNQKIADMIGKQTVANVSVNDSRGANPTYTHNYGLIERELMQASEVARLPRDEALVLINGAQAFKDKKYPLEAHPRHGALKAAESAGAFDFRAYRARREGALMEA is encoded by the coding sequence ATGAAGTCGGAGCTCATCCTCATCGCGGCGCTATCGGGCGCAGCCCTCCTCATCGGCAACGCCGCCACGGCAGCCGTCGTGGCCGCAGGAAGCTCAGAGGCCGACCTCGTCTCAACGGCGATGGACCTCGCGGCGCAAGGGGCGATCCCGTCAATGGATCCTCTGCCGCTCGCGATCGGATGCGCCTGCGCGTGCGCCGTCTGGCTCGTATGGGTCAGACGGTGGGAGCGCAGAGGGCTCTACCGCAAGGGCGAGGAGCACGGGAGCGCGCGCTGGGCGACGGCGAAGGAGATCGAGGCGTACTCGGATAGGAAGGACGCCGACAACAACATCATCCTCACCAAGCGGGCGAGCATCCGCCTCATCGATGCCACCCACGACCAGAGGACCGAGACGAACGACAACGTGCTCGTCATAGGCGGCCCCGGCACGGGAAAGACGCGCTACTTCGTGAAGCCGAACCTCATGCAGGGTAACGCCAACTACTTCATCACCGACCCCAAGGGCACGCTCATCCACGACATGGGCCACGTCCTCGAAGGGCTCGGCTACGAGATCAAGACATTCGACACCATAGACTTCGCAAGCTCCATGCACTTCAACCCCATCGCCTACATCGACGGCGAGGCGGCGACGCTGCGCTTCGTGGAGTGCCTCATCAAGAACACCACCGGCGACAAGGACCATACAGGGGACCCGTTCTGGGAGAACGCCGAGAAGCTCCTCTACACGGCCCTCGTCTCCTACCTCCTTCTGCACTGCCCGGAGGAGGACAGGAACGTGCCGGGGCTCCTGTCGCTGCTCTCGCTCGCGGACGCCCGCGAGGACGACGAGGACTACCTGAGTCCGCTCGACATGCTCTTCAACGAGCTTGAGACCGGAGAGAGGCTCGTGAGGAGCCCTTCGGCCAAGAAGTACGACCGGGCGTCCCGCGCGTTCGACAACGGCACCGGGGGCTTCGAATGGGCGAAGGTGGCAGCGCCCGTGCGCCCCGAGGACGACTTCGCACTTTCAAGCTACAAGCAGTTCAAGGTGGCGGCGGGAAAGACACTTAAGTCCATCATGGTCTCGTGCAACGTGCGCATGAAGCCATTCGACATCGCCGAGATGAGAGAGCTCCTTCGCTACGACGAGATGGAGCTCAAGCATATGGGCGACGAGCACAGGAAGGTGGCGCTCTTCTGCTCGATGTCGGACACGGACTCGACCTTCGACTTCGTGTTCGCGCTTCTCATGCAGCAGTCGCTCGACTCGCTCTGCGAGACGGCGCTCTCGCGCTTCTCGGGACGTCTTCCCAGATGCGTCCACTTCATGTTCGACGAGTTCGCGAACATCGGCACCATCCCGGACTTCGAGCGCATGATCACCGTCACGCGAAGCCGCAACATCGCGGTCTCGATGATCCTGCAGTCCCTCTCCCAGCTTGAGGAGTCATACGGGGAGAACAACGCCAAGACCATCATGAACGCCTGCGACACGCTGCTGTTCCTCGGGGGCAAGTCGGCAGACACCAACCAGAAGATCGCCGACATGATCGGCAAGCAGACCGTCGCCAACGTCTCCGTGAACGACTCTCGGGGCGCGAACCCCACCTACACGCACAACTACGGCCTCATAGAGCGCGAGCTCATGCAGGCCTCCGAGGTGGCGAGGCTGCCGCGCGACGAGGCGCTCGTGCTCATAAACGGCGCACAGGCGTTCAAGGACAAGAAGTACCCGCTTGAGGCGCACCCGAGGCACGGGGCGCTCAAGGCCGCAGAGAGCGCGGGGGCGTTCGACTTCAGGGCGTACCGGGCGAGAAGGGAGGGAGCGCTTATGGAAGCGTGA
- a CDS encoding DUF4238 domain-containing protein produces MSSFERLVDVCGSEMSRLAEENAPKKQHYVPQYYLRRFSDDGDSLWVFNRKAGRTYKSRAEDVCERNYHYEMEARCQRSWHGRHLLPGKIEKKLSEIEGEQALLLREIDAQLDAGRIHEKERRALLWLVGHLIARHPAMLEGYEPDYDAMYGDPEVRWGCEVLAQAGMADEIEVLAQGANQMVLALWRCKGSPTYFAKNDLERLRCHFIRPQGEARFITSSLPPHFNTTLRKDGKYHIDDLTLPLSSTLAVVYSGAGPMKSDVLEVPDSAVVRLNSGYLVSEPACEQVVSGRREDLDQARVFAQRFRISAAMARRENR; encoded by the coding sequence ATGTCATCATTCGAGCGGCTGGTTGACGTTTGCGGAAGCGAGATGAGTAGGTTGGCAGAGGAAAACGCCCCGAAGAAGCAGCACTACGTGCCCCAGTACTACCTGAGGCGCTTCTCGGATGATGGCGACAGCCTCTGGGTTTTCAACCGCAAAGCGGGTAGGACCTACAAGAGCAGAGCGGAAGATGTGTGCGAGCGGAACTACCATTACGAGATGGAGGCGAGATGTCAGAGGAGTTGGCATGGGCGTCACCTCCTCCCCGGGAAGATCGAGAAGAAGCTCTCCGAGATAGAGGGCGAGCAAGCGCTCCTCCTTCGCGAGATAGACGCCCAGCTCGATGCCGGGCGCATCCACGAAAAGGAGCGAAGGGCGCTCTTGTGGCTGGTCGGGCACCTTATCGCGAGGCACCCTGCGATGCTTGAGGGTTACGAGCCGGACTACGATGCGATGTACGGCGATCCTGAAGTGAGATGGGGCTGCGAGGTTTTGGCCCAAGCAGGAATGGCCGACGAGATCGAGGTGCTGGCGCAAGGCGCGAACCAGATGGTGCTCGCGCTTTGGCGATGCAAGGGGAGTCCCACGTATTTCGCTAAGAACGACCTCGAAAGACTGCGCTGCCACTTCATCAGGCCGCAGGGGGAGGCTCGCTTCATCACCTCTTCCCTCCCTCCGCATTTCAACACGACACTTCGGAAGGATGGGAAGTACCACATCGACGACCTTACGCTTCCGCTGTCCTCCACCCTCGCGGTAGTCTATTCCGGCGCGGGACCGATGAAGAGCGACGTCCTAGAGGTTCCAGACAGCGCTGTTGTCAGGCTGAACTCCGGCTACCTCGTCTCGGAACCCGCGTGCGAGCAGGTGGTCTCCGGAAGAAGAGAGGATCTCGACCAAGCCCGTGTTTTCGCCCAACGCTTTCGCATCAGTGCGGCTATGGCCCGAAGGGAAAATCGTTGA